Below is a window of Pangasianodon hypophthalmus isolate fPanHyp1 chromosome 28, fPanHyp1.pri, whole genome shotgun sequence DNA.
CTAATCTATTATAGATAATGATAATCTATTAAACCACTGAAGTATTGCATCTCTGTCTATCTGGATGTGACACAACTGCACTGCTGCGCCTTTATACTCACATGTGGCGCATGCAAATTGACGTTTCATTGATGTACCTCTGCCTGTAAATAAAGGGATCAAACATCAGTGATTTCTTTTGAAAATGTCTTACTGACTTTGCATGTGGAAAGTTTCATTGATGTGTATCTGCCTGTAAATAAATGGATCAAacagcagtgtgttttttgGTGAAGATGTCTAagttttagatgtttttataaACCTATTTAAGTTCTACCCACACTCCAACACTTCTAGTTTTGATTTTGCTCATGTTCTTTAGGTAGAGTTGGGCTACTGGGTGTGTACCACGCATTAATGATCCTACTGGGTTTATGGCGAATTTCtcgttcatttttattattttattattagaagGTCTGTCTTTCTAATTCCTGTATAATTTACACATTTGTCAATTGAGAGACATGGATGATAATTAAAACTGGACAACCCCACCCACCTACATACCTAGCAAACACCGAGAATACCACACTAACCAGCTAGGatcaccctagcaaccacctggaataccatagcaacacCCCATTAACCAACAGGAATTCGATAGCAGTGGGGAATGGGAGCAATGGGGAGCCATCCGAATACTGCACTCCCATGTTACTACAatagtgtaatatatttaaAGCTGCATAAAAGATATATAAAACTGCAATAGCTTCCTAGCTATCTGTACCCAGAAATGGAACACACCAACTTGCAAACACAATGGTTTCTTAGGACCAAGCCCACCTACTTCACCGTCTGTATGGACTTGATCAGAAGCCCACTCCTGGGCAAGAGTTTGTGTCTTGTGTAAAAGGTCTTTACCCTTTGAATGGATAACTTTAACATGAAAAACTGTCACGATTGCACTTCCGGGTCAGTGGCCATTTTGGGAGGAGAGCTTCCCGTGGTGGCCATTTTGTGTCCCAGCACTATAAAAGGACTCTAAGAACACGTGGTCATCGCCAGATGGTCTTCTCTCTTTACCTTTGTGCATCAGAGTTGCTATCGCGCCTGTTTTTCGTCTGTtctcctggttttgaccctgcCTGTTACCCGTTTTTGTGTAAGTCTGCTCTGCCCTGCTGTTGTTTGATTGCTGGATTTTGACCATTCAGACTGTTCTTGACCTGGATTTCAGCCTGCCCTTTGTATTAGTTTGTTTCGGACCTTTGCCTTGTGGACTTTAACAAACCTGTGAGCTGTGCACTCCTTTTGTATTTGAACTTTGTGTGGACTCTGTGCTTGCTGCTAGCGAGTGTgaactgtttttgtattttgagCTCATTGTCTTTCTCTTCCCGCTCTACTGCCTTTGCGCATACACCCCTACCGTTTGTTGTTTAGAGAACTGCTTAAATTCATTAAAGACTCTCAAATGAGTACTCCTGTCTGCGTCCTGCATTTGGGTCTGACTCAGCTACTCTGACAAGAAACAGTTGGGGTGGCAGTTTTCTCCAAAcatcaaccaacaaaatttcagttcatccacacTAGAGTATCAACAATCTGCTCATTTTTTCCCATTGCATCCCATAGATGCTCCATAGGGTTTAAGACTTAAATTttctttttggcaaaaaaaaaaaaaaggtggattAATGGTTTCCACTGCATTACTCACCCTCTATACCCATACTCATTCATACTGTTTTGAATACTTTGTGTTCCAGTTGTATCTGGTAATTCTTATTGATGTCTGAAGCAGACATTactgtttctttaaaataaatgccacttttttttttttaaatgttgttttctataatgaaattcaaaattcatatttgtaagtgtggcttaagtgtccaaatactttttgggGCCACTGTGTATGCATTTACCAGCATATGTCTGCCCCCTTCCTAGATGCTCTACCATCCCCTCCTTACCTCCTTAACCAACTCACATCCAATTTCAGTTGCAAGAAAAAGTGGCTGCTTTTGCTGCCTCAGGGTCTGGACAGCTTACAATCATTGAGGGAATGATGAATTCAAAATTGCATCAAGAACTTTTATAGGAGAAAGTGAGGATAGTGCTCCATCACCTTAATGAATGTTGGGAGATGCAACAAGACAaggacccaaaacacacaggtaGATGAACAAGAGAATGTTTTTTCCTACTGACTTTGCATGTGGAAAGTTTCACTGATGTATATCTGCCTGCAAATAAAGGGACCAAACAGCAGTGTCTTTTCATGAAAATGTCTTCACTGGTTTTACATATGGAAAGTTTCACTGATGTATATCTGCCTGTAAATAAAGGGACCTAACAGCGGTGTCTTCTTGTGAAAATGGCTAAATAAGTtttataaactgatttaaatatTACCCACAGTCCAACACGGCTCACACAGAACATCAGACCAAGAAATTTAGACCAGTTGCACATTATATTTTGGTGTTAAATAATTGTGTAAGGGAATTGGGGTACCAGTGTCAATGATTTAGTGTGTATTTACAAAATTTCCCTTAGGCAGTGTGAATTTTAGATATTGTTTGCATTGTGAGGCTGATTATTGTTGAGTAATGAtagctgaaagagaaaagatgTGTTTGTTGGATGTCTGACTCTGTGATAACTGTATCAGAAATTTGCAGGTGGGTCTTGGATCTACTTCTGTCAGATGTGATGATGTAGGTCTCATGAAAATTCGTACGTATTGTACTAAAAGACCAGCCAGCATATTCATAACACTTACAAAGTCTACGTGTGATTCGTAGATATTTCATGATCCTATGAAGCATTGCGTATGACGTGAATCCATTTTAATCCACTGTGCTTCCACAAAGCCTGTGCTTTTTCTCCAGCGTATGTGCTTTTGTATATCTTTTAGTGTTtaatatatggtgtgtgtattgtagttGATGTATATAAAGCATTGTATGTTCTTTTATAGCTTTGATTTTGTTCACGTTCCATAATTTTAAGCTTAGGTCAGGCTACTGGATGTGTACCGTGCATCATGTTTATGATCCTGTTGGGGTTGCAATGAATTTCTGTGTTAACATCCAGTTTCATCATTACCTCACACGTAACATCTTCTAAATGATGAATATCAGCATCCTCTTTCAAACACACAATGTATATATCCAAACTTTCACTCTGTGGTTACCTAATGCTCGCCCCCTACTCAATTTGTGCCGCCCATGCCGTGTACCAAAATAATTTAACCATGCCCACATCTCCACTACTACCTTTGTTGTCTCCCAGCCCACagatgtaaaatgtataatatatatttaaaatctatGTCCCAGGTAGTCTGAAATGTAAGTATGTACAGAAGCATGTTTGAAAAGCTCCAAAGCTTCTCCTTTTGATGattgggagatctctcaaaggggcggaacatCGTAAACAACTGGTAATCACTGAAACAGTAATGAACATGACAGTTGGAATCGCTTGGAGCTAATGTTTTCCTGACTTTAGAAAGGTCTTTTGATGTTCATACGTATGAGATGAGAAGAGATTGCAAATTAAACAAGAGGGCACCCCTACGCCCAAGAtcttaatttaataaagaagTTCTAAAGTTTATAGTAATAAGTAAAACggaataattttaataaaataatgaagtaaaattaggttactatattaaaaataatgtgtgaatgagcatttgtatatatatatatatatatacacatacagtatatatataatcatgcagatacaagacAAGAGCATGGTTACTGGAGCCAGATGGACTGAGGTCTGATTACACCCCACCCACCTACACTCACTGACATGCAGTATGGGCCTGCTCGATCGGAGGAGGCCTGCAGCGCTTCAGGGATCAGGATCAGTGTTCCCGCTTCCATGAGGGAACAGTGGTCATGGAAATGCCCGGCTTTCCCGCCACGCCTGCAAACCTCCACAGGCATATATCTATATCCTGGGCTGTGATTATTCTTTGGATCACCCTATTGGTTTTGACTACTTAGGTGTATTGACCCTTGCCTTTCTTTGACATTGGTTTTTGGATTGTGGATGTCTGTAATAAACCTCCAGCACATGGGTCCTAATCTTGTTCCTGAGTCTTGTAAATTAACAGGGATTTTTGTCGCGAACATCCTGCACCTTCCTTTTTAGAAGTTTGTTATTCTTTTACTATgttattattaaagaacaacattatacatttatagttacatttcatgttgtgcaACATCCATGAAGCAAAAAAGTTGCttgctgttatcacttacgttataaatatatatttagaaacAGCTGTTCcgtcaccagcatctctttttttcttgatcTTTAAGTTAATTGACAAAAAAAGctcagcttatcatgttacatgTCTCAGTTAGATATTCATCCTCTGTTCTGAATATTTTACCATGTCTGAgagagtgctgacactggagactccttccataaatgctgaattaacgtctcctaacagaacatatcaacaattacaattacttttttgttaaacagcagtacattttttaatccatttattattagtcttagattacagGCAGCATCAGAGCATCACAGGGCAACTTAACACCCTCTGAGGAAGAGCTATCTACAATACAAACTCTTCCACAAGGACATTCAGCAAGATAATATAAAGAAACATCATTCATGTAAGGAACATCATTTAAGTAAAAATCCATCTAATTACTAATTTACACTGAGGCTTCAACAACTGGGCTACATGAAGGTGTTTCTAGCAAACCAATTCCTAAATGAAATACTTGTTTTTGTACACTAAATTaccattatttaaattataacaaTGATTTAGTCAATCCACTTATTGgtctgtttttgggaggaaacctgagaaccctgaggaaacatgtaaaactccacacagacagtaacctgagctcaggatcaaaccaaagACCCTCGAGCTGTGAGGTAGATTCATTCCCCACTGAACCACAGAATTACTTGTTAGTGCTTAGAAGGAGTTACCTACCAAGTCGATCTCGTTAAATTCACATGTAGATTCagaaaataaactataaattgtgtttattttttaaacactggttaaaaatacaatacataaaacacattttatttggaTGCAGGCTTTTgagcaaaagaaatgtattttcaaGAGGTTCAAGAAGTTAAAATATAATTCACTGACATGCTAAGTTTAGCCAAGCTACCCTCTGTTAAAAGCTTccatctaaataaaaaaatttctttgCACATATCCGGCCATAATTGAAAGAGCATGGAACATCATTCCATGTATTTAGGAAATCTGTTGTTCCACCTTGTGGGATGTAGCCAGTTATAGCACAGTCCTCATTTCCTTCATAATCATTGGGTTCCCTCTGGCTCCAGTACCTGAAAGCACACAGAGAATCAGCACATCTGGAGCTTCAGACTGAGAGAACTGAGAGCATCATGAGTTCAGGTCGGTGATTTCTTACCCAGTGCCGCTGGTCAGTTCTGTACCGTCCACCCATTTCCACACCCCCTCAGTGTCTCTGTCACTCAGACCAATCCAAGCTGTTGCACTGAGCAGAGTTTTATTGATGAACTCCTGTTGTTTGTAGTaaaatataagaataataaCATCTCAGTAAACTTCTACTGAGGTATAATAACTGGTAGTGCACTTTAGCATTTTAATACATGTAATGTGATTGTATTTTAGGCCCATGTGTAAGCAGAATTAAAAATGCTAGTACTTTACTTCTGGTTTAGCTACATGCACAGGAAAAtgtgtagttatatatagtagatCATGTCCAAATttgatatacacacagatatgcTTTGATACAACTACTAGCTCATTAAAGCACAGTAAGAGACTAGAAACAGAATCACAGTCCAGACTCAGCTAAAGAGCTGAGGAGCTTCGGCACTCCGTCACTAAGGAGATCACTGCGAAGCAGTGAATTGAGAAATAAAAGAGGTACAACAAAAGACATcttcacttatttttttttcttcaaatatccCTTTTCAAAcagcacattctctctctctctctctctctctctctctctcacctgttcctctctgctgtttatgatcaccaggtctgctcctctctctctgcagtcccGTCTGCTCTCATCCCAGTTCTTCTTCTCAGCAGACCTGTAGTAAAGACTGGAGTTGAAGTAGGTCCATCCATCTTT
It encodes the following:
- the LOC128317628 gene encoding C-type lectin domain family 4 member F-like is translated as MHQRSSEQIIIYENASAVRGHDPDAEKKGSDTKRDLDTDPHTGGDTAWSRCYRVTALCVLLLCVLLLTAITVLWIKFNTLNTENNQLQTRYNNLTKERDLLQTSCNNLTIERDQLQKDREDLQRLSKLVRDFKDGWTYFNSSLYYRSAEKKNWDESRRDCRERGADLVIINSREEQEFINKTLLSATAWIGLSDRDTEGVWKWVDGTELTSGTGYWSQREPNDYEGNEDCAITGYIPQGGTTDFLNTWNDVPCSFNYGRICAKKFFYLDGSF